A stretch of Amycolatopsis balhimycina FH 1894 DNA encodes these proteins:
- a CDS encoding DegT/DnrJ/EryC1/StrS family aminotransferase, producing the protein MSSESIALGQPTVGEEELAAVAEVFRSGWLAGAGPACRRFEERFAKVTGTAHALTTANCGSALFLGLKVLGVRPGDEVIVGDYTFPATGHAVVQAGATPVFADIRPDVFSADPAHVEALVTPRTVGILAVDVAGQPGDFDEYRAIAGKHGLWLFEDAACAAGATYKTRPAGSLADLAAFSFHGRKGITAGEGGALVSDREDLIAHARKLHTYGIEPAISREGSNTLPIPEFHELGYNFRMSDVQAAIMNVQLDRLPDLLAARRSVAKRYHEAFADVGALTVPVELPDREHPWQAYLLTVAPEISRDTLALRIREQGVQCNFGTYASHLQPIYGPQAPLPVSADAFARQLAVPMHANLTDAEVTRVAEVVREAVQSLS; encoded by the coding sequence ATGTCGTCCGAGAGCATTGCCCTAGGTCAACCCACCGTGGGCGAAGAGGAGCTCGCCGCTGTCGCCGAGGTCTTCCGGTCCGGGTGGCTGGCCGGTGCCGGACCGGCGTGCCGTCGCTTCGAGGAGCGGTTCGCCAAGGTCACCGGCACGGCGCACGCGTTGACGACCGCGAACTGCGGCTCCGCGCTCTTCCTCGGGCTCAAGGTCCTCGGCGTGCGGCCGGGTGACGAGGTGATCGTCGGCGACTACACCTTCCCGGCGACCGGCCACGCCGTCGTGCAGGCCGGCGCGACGCCGGTGTTCGCCGACATCCGCCCGGACGTCTTCAGTGCCGACCCGGCGCACGTCGAAGCCCTGGTCACGCCCCGGACGGTCGGGATACTCGCGGTCGACGTCGCGGGCCAGCCCGGCGACTTCGACGAGTACCGCGCGATCGCCGGCAAGCACGGGCTCTGGCTCTTCGAGGACGCCGCGTGCGCCGCGGGCGCGACGTACAAGACGCGCCCGGCCGGCAGCCTCGCCGACCTCGCCGCGTTCTCCTTCCACGGCCGCAAGGGCATCACCGCCGGCGAGGGCGGCGCGCTCGTCTCCGACCGCGAAGACCTCATCGCGCACGCCCGCAAGCTGCACACCTACGGCATCGAGCCGGCGATCAGCCGCGAAGGCTCGAACACCCTGCCCATCCCGGAGTTCCACGAGCTCGGCTACAACTTCCGGATGTCGGACGTCCAGGCCGCGATCATGAACGTCCAGCTCGACCGGCTGCCGGACCTCCTCGCGGCCCGCCGTTCGGTCGCGAAGCGCTACCACGAGGCTTTCGCGGATGTCGGCGCGCTGACCGTCCCGGTCGAACTGCCCGACCGGGAGCACCCCTGGCAGGCCTACCTCCTCACGGTCGCCCCGGAAATCAGCCGCGACACGCTGGCGCTGCGGATCCGCGAACAGGGCGTCCAGTGCAACTTCGGCACCTACGCCTCGCACCTGCAGCCGATCTACGGGCCTCAGGCCCCGCTGCCCGTTTCGGCGGACGCGTTCGCGCGTCAGCTCGCCGTCCCGATGCACGCCAACCTGACCGACGCCGAGGTCACCCGCGTCGCCGAGGTCGTGCGCGAAGCCGTGCAGTCCCTGTCCTGA
- a CDS encoding Uma2 family endonuclease encodes MTEDRRRRMSVMEWPHHLLSLDDWMELPATREFHVEVVEGVLLVSPRPLSLHQRAVARLTYWLDEQIPGEFTALHETEMVVAEVPLTVRVPDVMVVPTALVETNPARLAVGEVRLAVEVLSEGSKRTDRVMKFSEYAEAGIEHYWIVDLDSPVSMTTYRLIDEDYENFGEFSGLAELEFAGARLTIDLNALTTRHAQQP; translated from the coding sequence GTGACCGAAGACAGGAGAAGGCGGATGAGTGTCATGGAATGGCCTCACCATCTGCTGTCCCTCGACGACTGGATGGAACTCCCGGCAACACGGGAGTTCCATGTCGAAGTGGTCGAAGGGGTCCTTCTCGTGTCACCGCGCCCGTTGTCTCTCCATCAACGTGCCGTCGCGCGGCTGACGTATTGGCTCGACGAGCAGATCCCGGGCGAGTTCACTGCACTGCACGAGACCGAGATGGTGGTCGCCGAGGTGCCGCTCACCGTCCGGGTGCCCGATGTGATGGTGGTACCGACCGCCCTCGTGGAGACGAATCCGGCCCGGTTGGCTGTCGGTGAGGTGCGACTGGCCGTCGAAGTCCTGTCCGAGGGGAGCAAGCGGACCGATCGGGTCATGAAGTTCTCCGAGTACGCCGAGGCCGGTATCGAGCATTACTGGATCGTCGACCTCGACTCGCCGGTCAGCATGACCACCTACCGGCTCATCGACGAGGACTACGAGAACTTCGGCGAGTTCTCCGGGCTCGCCGAACTCGAATTCGCCGGCGCTCGTCTCACCATCGACCTGAACGCCCTCACCACCCGGCACGCTCAGCAGCCATAG
- a CDS encoding glycosyltransferase family 4 protein yields MRIAVVNNFFPPRVGGSAHMAASLAAQFAEAGHEVLAITAAYDEAPAEEERDGYRVVRLPAVKMPQIGLSIDFDMSFASLRPGNWRRLWKLLDEFKPDAIHLHGQFFDLSWLAGIWARRHGVPALLTIHTLLISDNKLYGGVFRLLDAVLVRPILAYLRPRYVLLDKLGVDYCVERYGTSDANSEYFPIAVDTGHFAKPVTKDVRAEHGIGDGPLIVSLGHVIPLRNRLPLIEALPSILDKHPGVRVVVVGRVYHDAFLKRAAELGVSDALVVTGPVPKEDVPAYFAAADIVTHDLNGGCGTASLEAMLSGTATIASVTEDNYPGIELRNGENVLLVRPDDSEAVARTVIELLDDPRKRALIAQRESEMVRSNFGLDVVAEEHLRTFEKLVSEADVLR; encoded by the coding sequence ATGCGCATCGCGGTGGTGAACAACTTCTTCCCGCCGCGGGTCGGCGGCAGCGCGCACATGGCGGCGTCGCTGGCGGCGCAGTTCGCCGAGGCCGGGCACGAGGTGCTGGCGATCACCGCCGCCTACGACGAGGCCCCGGCGGAGGAAGAGCGCGACGGCTACCGTGTCGTGCGCCTCCCGGCGGTCAAGATGCCGCAGATCGGCCTGTCGATCGACTTCGACATGAGCTTCGCGTCGCTGCGGCCGGGGAACTGGCGGCGGCTGTGGAAGCTGCTGGACGAGTTCAAGCCGGACGCGATCCACCTGCACGGCCAGTTCTTCGACCTGTCGTGGCTGGCCGGGATCTGGGCGCGGCGGCACGGCGTGCCGGCGCTGCTGACCATCCACACCCTGCTGATCAGCGACAACAAGCTGTACGGTGGGGTGTTCCGGCTACTCGACGCGGTGCTCGTGCGGCCGATCCTGGCGTACCTGCGGCCGCGGTACGTCCTCCTCGACAAGCTCGGCGTCGACTACTGCGTGGAGCGCTACGGCACCAGCGACGCGAACTCGGAGTACTTCCCGATCGCCGTCGACACCGGCCACTTCGCGAAGCCGGTGACGAAGGACGTCCGCGCCGAGCACGGGATCGGCGACGGGCCGCTGATCGTCTCCCTCGGGCACGTGATCCCGCTGCGCAACCGGCTGCCGCTGATCGAGGCCCTGCCGTCCATTTTGGACAAACACCCGGGGGTCCGGGTGGTCGTGGTCGGCCGCGTCTACCACGACGCGTTCCTGAAGCGGGCCGCCGAGCTGGGTGTCTCGGACGCGCTGGTCGTCACCGGCCCGGTGCCGAAGGAGGACGTCCCGGCGTACTTCGCGGCGGCGGACATCGTCACGCACGACCTCAACGGCGGTTGCGGCACGGCGTCGCTGGAGGCGATGCTGTCCGGCACGGCGACGATCGCGTCGGTGACCGAGGACAACTACCCCGGCATCGAGCTGCGCAACGGCGAAAACGTGCTGCTGGTCCGCCCGGACGACTCGGAAGCCGTGGCGCGCACGGTGATCGAGCTGCTCGACGACCCGCGGAAGCGGGCGCTGATCGCGCAGCGCGAGAGCGAGATGGTGCGGTCGAACTTCGGCCTCGACGTCGTCGCGGAAGAGCATTTGAGGACCTTCGAGAAGCTGGTGTCGGAAGCCGATGTTCTTCGATGA
- a CDS encoding BTAD domain-containing putative transcriptional regulator, whose protein sequence is MRFGVLGAVAAWGADGAQVAIGGPRSRTLLALLALEAGRFVPAERLIDGMYGEHPPDGAANALQSQVSRLRTALKELAPVEFTAAGYRLAVEPDEVDVLAFERLAREGRALLKNGEHARAAGVLGEALALWRGTAFSDLADAPFAAGQATRLEELRADAADDHVEARLALGQAEDVLAGLRESVAAQPLRERPRAQLVRALAAAGRPAGALAAFEDARRTLADELGADPGPELAEAHLAVLRGETEQPVIPALPAQLTSFVGRGDELRQGAELLARTRLVTLTGPGGTGKTRLAIEIAAAEAGTVAFVELAPHESADVVRAVLSALGLRDAPTAALAAARGGAQDPVERLLSALRDRSTLLVLDNCEHVVDVAARLAARLLAACPGLRVLATSREPLGITGEQLAPVPRLAVPPPGTPAARAREFPAIRLFADRAAASDPTFAVDESTIGDVQHICAALDGLPLALELAAARVRTLALGEIATRLDDRFRLLARGSRTAQARHRSLRGVVEWSWDLLGDDERELARRLTVFSGGATAASAAEVCGADDGLLLELADKSLVEAVGGRFRMLETIRAFGAEKLAEAGETTTFHRVHAEYFLRFAEEADPMLRTAAQLEWLARIDAEYDNLLAALRWATEHDVVLALRLVPSLAMYWWMRGRRFEGAGLSQAVVSRCPPDLREEYVEEFLVCVLGALSGHPDESLEQYLPMVHRYATSVDWAPRNPILVMLLGVVAGPPDDDEQLLGRGEALLAQGDPWTWALLPTGMGLRGMMTGDLAAAEEGLREGAAQFRALGERWGLSMALDHLSQLLTWRGEHDAALPLMNEALGLMHEIGATDDAADLIVRRAWTRLLSGDFGGARRDYELAAAMARRTGMPESRASAYIGLANLSRYEGDPATAREWCERALTECTGGSFSAETVRAAAMISLGWLALAEGRASEAATWHQDALVLGRHWHASDVVASALEGMAGAAAQPAQAAVLLGAAAGMRGTPIAGDLDTSAVRARVRESLGAAGFERAYGAGLGMSAQKALTTAGLAELTGSAADPSPSPLA, encoded by the coding sequence ATGCGATTCGGGGTGCTGGGGGCCGTCGCCGCGTGGGGCGCGGACGGCGCCCAGGTCGCGATCGGCGGCCCGCGGTCGCGGACGCTGCTGGCGTTGCTCGCCCTGGAGGCCGGGCGGTTCGTGCCCGCCGAACGGCTGATCGACGGCATGTACGGCGAGCACCCGCCGGACGGCGCGGCGAACGCGCTCCAGTCCCAGGTCTCGCGCCTGCGGACGGCGTTGAAGGAACTGGCGCCGGTCGAGTTCACCGCAGCCGGGTACCGGCTCGCCGTCGAACCGGACGAAGTGGACGTTCTCGCGTTCGAACGTCTTGCGCGCGAAGGCCGGGCGTTGCTGAAGAACGGCGAGCACGCGCGAGCCGCGGGAGTGCTCGGCGAGGCGCTGGCGTTGTGGCGCGGGACGGCGTTCAGCGACCTGGCGGACGCGCCGTTCGCCGCGGGCCAGGCCACCCGGCTCGAGGAGCTGCGGGCGGACGCGGCCGACGACCACGTCGAGGCCCGGCTCGCGCTGGGGCAGGCCGAAGACGTCCTCGCCGGGCTACGGGAATCCGTCGCCGCGCAGCCGTTGCGCGAACGGCCGCGTGCCCAGCTGGTGCGGGCGCTGGCGGCCGCGGGCCGGCCGGCCGGCGCGCTCGCCGCGTTCGAAGACGCCCGCCGCACCCTGGCCGACGAGCTCGGCGCCGACCCCGGCCCGGAACTCGCCGAAGCCCACCTCGCGGTGCTTCGCGGCGAAACCGAACAGCCGGTGATCCCGGCGCTGCCCGCGCAGCTGACCAGCTTCGTCGGCCGCGGCGACGAGCTGCGGCAGGGGGCGGAACTGCTGGCGCGCACCCGGCTCGTGACGCTGACCGGGCCGGGCGGCACCGGCAAGACCCGGCTGGCCATCGAGATCGCCGCGGCCGAAGCCGGGACAGTGGCGTTCGTCGAGCTCGCGCCGCACGAGAGCGCCGACGTCGTCCGCGCGGTGCTGAGCGCGCTCGGCCTGCGTGACGCGCCAACTGCCGCACTGGCCGCGGCCCGCGGTGGCGCCCAGGATCCCGTCGAGCGGCTGCTGTCGGCGTTGCGCGACCGCTCGACGCTGCTGGTGCTCGACAACTGCGAGCACGTCGTCGACGTCGCGGCCCGGCTGGCCGCGCGGCTGCTCGCCGCGTGCCCGGGCCTGCGAGTGCTCGCGACCAGCCGCGAGCCGCTCGGCATCACCGGCGAGCAGCTGGCGCCGGTGCCGCGGCTGGCCGTCCCGCCGCCCGGGACGCCCGCCGCGCGGGCCCGTGAGTTCCCGGCGATCCGGCTCTTCGCCGATCGCGCGGCCGCGAGTGACCCCACGTTCGCGGTCGACGAATCGACGATCGGCGACGTCCAGCACATCTGCGCGGCCCTCGACGGCCTGCCGCTGGCCCTGGAGCTGGCCGCGGCGCGCGTCCGGACCCTGGCGCTCGGCGAGATCGCCACCCGGCTCGACGACCGCTTCCGGCTCCTCGCCCGCGGCAGCCGGACGGCGCAGGCGCGGCACCGCTCGCTGCGCGGCGTCGTCGAATGGAGCTGGGACCTCCTCGGCGACGACGAGCGCGAGCTGGCCCGGCGGCTCACGGTGTTTTCCGGCGGCGCGACCGCCGCGTCCGCCGCCGAAGTGTGCGGGGCCGACGACGGCCTGCTGCTCGAACTGGCCGACAAGTCGCTGGTGGAGGCCGTCGGCGGGCGGTTCCGGATGCTGGAGACGATCCGCGCGTTCGGCGCGGAGAAGCTCGCCGAAGCGGGCGAGACCACGACGTTCCACCGCGTGCACGCCGAGTACTTCCTGCGCTTCGCCGAAGAAGCGGACCCGATGCTGCGGACCGCGGCCCAGCTGGAGTGGCTGGCGCGGATCGACGCCGAGTACGACAACCTCCTGGCCGCCCTGCGCTGGGCGACCGAGCACGACGTCGTGCTCGCCCTGCGGCTCGTGCCGTCGCTGGCGATGTACTGGTGGATGCGCGGGCGGCGGTTCGAGGGCGCCGGGCTGTCGCAGGCGGTCGTCTCGCGGTGCCCGCCGGACCTGCGCGAGGAGTACGTCGAGGAGTTCCTGGTGTGCGTTCTCGGTGCGCTGTCGGGACATCCGGACGAGTCACTGGAGCAGTACCTGCCGATGGTCCACCGGTACGCGACGAGCGTGGACTGGGCGCCCCGGAACCCGATCCTGGTGATGCTGCTGGGCGTGGTCGCCGGTCCGCCGGATGACGACGAGCAGCTGCTCGGCCGCGGCGAAGCGCTGCTGGCCCAAGGCGACCCGTGGACCTGGGCGCTGCTGCCGACGGGGATGGGCCTGCGGGGGATGATGACGGGCGACCTGGCCGCGGCCGAGGAAGGGTTGCGCGAAGGGGCCGCGCAGTTCCGGGCGCTGGGCGAGCGGTGGGGCCTGTCGATGGCGCTCGACCACCTGTCGCAGCTGCTGACCTGGCGTGGCGAGCACGACGCCGCCCTGCCGCTGATGAACGAGGCACTGGGCCTGATGCACGAGATCGGCGCGACGGACGACGCCGCGGATCTCATCGTCCGCCGCGCCTGGACGCGGCTGCTGTCCGGCGACTTCGGCGGTGCCCGCCGGGACTACGAACTGGCGGCGGCGATGGCCCGTCGCACCGGAATGCCCGAATCGCGCGCGTCGGCGTACATCGGGCTGGCGAACCTGTCCCGCTACGAAGGCGATCCGGCGACGGCGCGGGAGTGGTGCGAGCGCGCGTTGACGGAGTGCACGGGCGGCTCGTTCTCGGCGGAGACGGTCCGGGCGGCGGCGATGATCTCGCTGGGCTGGCTCGCGCTCGCGGAGGGCCGGGCTTCCGAAGCGGCCACGTGGCACCAAGACGCGTTGGTGCTGGGCCGGCACTGGCACGCGAGTGACGTCGTGGCGTCCGCGTTGGAGGGCATGGCGGGAGCCGCGGCCCAGCCGGCGCAGGCGGCGGTGCTGCTGGGCGCGGCGGCGGGGATGCGCGGGACGCCGATCGCCGGCGACCTGGACACCTCGGCGGTGCGGGCCCGGGTGCGCGAGTCGCTGGGGGCGGCCGGGTTCGAGCGCGCCTACGGCGCCGGCTTGGGGATGAGTGCCCAGAAAGCGCTGACCACGGCCGGTCTGGCGGAGCTGACCGGCTCAGCCGCTGATCCTTCCCCTTCCCCGCTCGCGTAG
- a CDS encoding acyltransferase: MFFDDERSHRLRPQILTELVSQYMNDAERAAFYGLPSTCRVRERVKIVSPENLKMGEHCWIGEGAALDASGGLEIGEHTSIGLNTLIFTHSSWLANMTLQNHSGSDLIERKPVKIGKGCFIGGLVVIMAGVTIGDFATVQPNSVVAKDVPPRTLVAGNPARVFQRYDEEYIQSEVDRVRAENARRRAIAEERGQAPGWGAPSGDFSE, from the coding sequence ATGTTCTTCGATGACGAGCGCAGCCACCGGCTGCGCCCGCAGATCCTGACCGAGCTCGTCTCGCAGTACATGAACGACGCCGAGCGGGCGGCGTTCTACGGGCTGCCGTCGACGTGCCGGGTGCGCGAGCGCGTGAAGATCGTCAGCCCCGAGAACCTGAAGATGGGCGAGCACTGCTGGATCGGCGAGGGCGCGGCGCTCGACGCGAGCGGTGGCCTGGAGATCGGCGAGCACACGAGCATCGGGCTGAACACGCTGATCTTCACGCACTCCAGCTGGCTCGCGAACATGACGCTGCAGAACCACTCGGGCAGCGACCTGATCGAGCGCAAGCCGGTGAAGATCGGCAAGGGCTGTTTCATCGGCGGCCTGGTGGTGATCATGGCGGGCGTGACGATCGGCGACTTCGCGACGGTGCAGCCGAACTCGGTGGTGGCGAAGGACGTCCCGCCGCGGACGCTCGTGGCGGGTAACCCGGCCCGCGTGTTCCAGCGGTACGACGAGGAGTACATCCAGTCCGAAGTGGACCGGGTCCGCGCGGAGAACGCCCGTCGCCGGGCGATCGCGGAGGAACGCGGCCAGGCTCCCGGCTGGGGCGCGCCGTCCGGGGATTTCTCGGAGTAG
- a CDS encoding SigE family RNA polymerase sigma factor, producing MARGDEEFAEFVRVSSARLTHAAYLLTGDRHQAEDAAQTAFTRTYAAWSRVRHKDAYGYARTVLVNHVIDGWRRPIREYATEAMPERPDRLDVDKAVTQRAWLTAVLKKLTDRERSVVVLRHFFDLPEADVARELGVSLGTVKSTNSRALAKLRVEVGPEDTLIGGSGR from the coding sequence ATGGCGCGCGGCGACGAGGAGTTCGCGGAGTTCGTCCGCGTTTCGTCGGCCCGGCTCACCCACGCCGCGTACCTGCTCACCGGCGACCGCCACCAGGCGGAGGACGCCGCCCAGACCGCCTTCACGCGCACGTACGCGGCCTGGTCGCGCGTCCGGCACAAGGACGCCTACGGCTACGCCCGCACGGTCCTGGTCAACCACGTCATCGACGGCTGGCGGCGCCCCATCCGCGAGTACGCCACCGAAGCCATGCCCGAGCGGCCGGACCGCCTCGACGTCGACAAGGCCGTCACCCAGCGCGCGTGGCTCACCGCGGTGCTGAAGAAGCTGACCGACCGCGAACGCTCCGTCGTCGTGCTGCGCCACTTCTTCGACCTGCCCGAAGCCGACGTGGCGCGTGAACTCGGCGTTTCGCTGGGTACCGTGAAGAGCACGAATTCGCGGGCTCTGGCCAAGCTGCGGGTCGAAGTAGGCCCGGAGGACACGCTGATCGGAGGGAGCGGGCGATGA
- the lhgO gene encoding L-2-hydroxyglutarate oxidase produces MRNVVVVGGGIVGLAVAWELTRRGLDVTVLEKESRWAAHQTGHNSNVVHAGLYYKPGSFKARMSVAGNRSIVDFARQYGVPVEVCGKLVVATDEKEIPALEILAERAEANGVPAKKISPAEAREYEPEVACVAALRVESTGIIDFPGVCEALVRLLDEAGVDLRLNSPAVAIRAGSNGGVEVATGSDVVVADGLVNCAGLHSDRVARLAGLTPSARIVPFRGEYYELKPDRRHLVKGLIYPVPDPTLPFLGVHLTRMLDGSVHAGPNAVLALRREGYRWADFSAKDVAEVAAFPGIWRLARKYAFPTGLDEVRRSFSKKRFAASLARLVPAVTEADIVRHGSGVRAQAMRRDGSLVDDFLIETARDQVHVLNAPSPAATSALEIARHIADQVSKD; encoded by the coding sequence GTGCGCAACGTCGTAGTCGTCGGGGGCGGGATCGTCGGTCTGGCCGTGGCCTGGGAGCTGACCAGGCGCGGGCTGGACGTCACCGTGCTGGAAAAGGAGTCCCGCTGGGCGGCGCACCAGACCGGGCACAACTCGAACGTCGTCCACGCCGGGCTCTACTACAAGCCGGGCTCCTTCAAGGCGCGGATGTCGGTCGCCGGGAACCGGTCCATCGTGGACTTCGCGCGCCAGTACGGCGTGCCCGTCGAGGTGTGCGGGAAGCTCGTCGTCGCCACCGACGAGAAGGAGATCCCCGCCCTCGAGATCCTCGCCGAACGGGCCGAGGCCAACGGCGTCCCGGCGAAGAAGATCTCCCCCGCCGAAGCTCGTGAGTACGAGCCCGAGGTGGCCTGCGTCGCCGCGCTGCGGGTCGAGTCGACCGGAATCATCGACTTCCCCGGTGTCTGCGAAGCGCTCGTCCGGCTGCTCGACGAGGCCGGCGTCGACCTCCGGCTGAACAGTCCCGCGGTGGCCATCCGCGCCGGGAGCAACGGCGGCGTCGAGGTCGCCACCGGCAGCGACGTCGTCGTCGCCGACGGGCTCGTCAACTGCGCCGGCCTGCACTCCGACCGCGTCGCGCGGCTGGCCGGGCTGACGCCGTCCGCGCGGATCGTGCCGTTCCGCGGGGAGTACTACGAGCTCAAGCCGGACCGGCGGCACCTGGTCAAGGGCCTGATCTACCCGGTGCCGGACCCGACGCTGCCGTTCCTCGGCGTGCACCTCACACGCATGCTCGACGGCAGTGTCCACGCCGGCCCGAACGCCGTGCTCGCGCTGCGCCGCGAGGGCTACCGCTGGGCCGACTTCTCCGCGAAGGACGTCGCCGAGGTCGCGGCCTTCCCCGGGATCTGGCGGCTCGCGCGCAAGTACGCGTTCCCGACCGGGCTCGACGAGGTCCGCCGGTCGTTCTCGAAGAAGCGCTTCGCCGCGAGCCTCGCCCGGCTCGTCCCGGCCGTCACCGAAGCCGACATCGTCCGCCACGGCTCCGGCGTGCGGGCCCAGGCGATGCGCCGCGACGGCTCGCTCGTCGACGACTTCCTCATCGAAACCGCCCGCGACCAGGTGCACGTCCTGAACGCGCCGTCGCCGGCCGCGACGAGCGCGCTCGAGATCGCGCGTCACATCGCCGACCAGGTGTCGAAGGACTAA
- a CDS encoding NAD-dependent epimerase/dehydratase family protein, with translation MSDKKVLFTGGGGFIAAHVIPLLLESGYTVRIFDNMTRGDRGRVNEFVATGKVELVEKDVRYGGAVREAMRGCTHVVHFATVSINKSIADPHESIDINMVGNHNVFAAAADEGVERLVFASTASVYGDPKRLPMHEDDELRPLTPYCISKRAGEDMLGFYERQKGLSWNALRFFNVYGPGQKIEAYYTSVINHFIQRLRAGQPPIIDGRGDQSMDFVHVTDLARAVVAALESEKANVPINIGTGIDTSIAALAKILIEAVGVDVEPLFNERDVLVSRRAADISRARDVLGWEPLITVEDGMRDLVKETE, from the coding sequence GTGTCCGACAAGAAGGTGCTCTTCACCGGGGGCGGTGGCTTCATCGCCGCGCACGTCATCCCGCTTCTGCTCGAGAGTGGCTACACCGTCCGGATCTTCGACAACATGACCCGCGGCGACCGCGGCCGGGTGAACGAATTCGTGGCCACCGGCAAGGTGGAGCTCGTCGAGAAGGACGTCCGGTACGGCGGCGCGGTGCGCGAGGCGATGCGCGGCTGCACGCACGTCGTCCACTTCGCGACGGTGTCGATCAACAAGTCGATCGCCGACCCGCACGAGTCGATCGACATCAACATGGTCGGCAACCACAACGTGTTCGCCGCGGCGGCGGACGAGGGCGTCGAGCGGCTGGTGTTCGCTTCGACGGCGTCGGTCTACGGCGACCCGAAGCGGCTGCCGATGCACGAGGACGACGAGCTGCGCCCGCTCACGCCGTACTGCATCTCGAAGCGCGCGGGCGAGGACATGCTCGGCTTCTACGAGCGCCAGAAGGGCCTGTCCTGGAACGCGCTGCGGTTCTTCAACGTGTACGGCCCCGGTCAGAAGATCGAGGCCTACTACACGTCGGTGATCAACCACTTCATCCAGCGCCTGCGCGCCGGCCAGCCGCCGATCATCGACGGCCGCGGCGACCAGTCGATGGACTTCGTGCACGTCACCGACCTCGCGCGGGCCGTCGTGGCGGCCCTGGAGTCGGAGAAGGCGAACGTGCCGATCAACATCGGCACCGGCATCGACACGTCGATCGCGGCGCTGGCCAAGATCCTCATCGAGGCCGTCGGCGTCGACGTCGAGCCGCTGTTCAACGAGCGTGACGTGCTGGTCTCGCGGCGCGCCGCCGACATCAGCCGCGCCCGTGACGTGCTGGGCTGGGAGCCGCTGATCACCGTCGAAGACGGGATGCGGGACCTGGTCAAGGAAACGGAATGA
- a CDS encoding DUF3558 family protein, whose translation MRIKWQVVAVTTAMIVVTGCTVTVGGSASPVPGQGPVAKAADVCSLLSRDQVDALGYQNPGRAVKENKQRLQPPMCLWSSKDDADPSAVLDVGLATDMNFDEYLSGAVAKSSPQRIGGFSWTQYGSILPDDCTYYTVLGTKSFAYVGVSAGKLEKSCELAKAVIPQAAANLPGGTPAPPITPSRTANPEPGGPLLSADPCTMLKPDQVAQLKGISPEGKKDSSSTVPNATFCLWDDTDGDDGQKAFEVWLGPSTPAGEWPGAKGVPPTETVDVGGKKWGVFPNMGGLRVTCGATLAITETSSVQVVSGFIGDDTKTCDLVKQGLPLVTANLPG comes from the coding sequence ATGCGGATCAAGTGGCAGGTCGTGGCGGTCACCACGGCCATGATCGTGGTGACCGGCTGCACGGTCACCGTCGGCGGTTCGGCGTCGCCGGTGCCGGGCCAGGGCCCGGTGGCCAAGGCCGCCGACGTCTGCTCGCTGCTGAGCCGGGACCAGGTCGACGCCCTCGGCTACCAGAACCCCGGTCGCGCGGTGAAGGAGAACAAGCAGCGGCTCCAGCCGCCGATGTGCCTCTGGAGCTCGAAGGACGACGCCGACCCGTCGGCCGTGCTCGACGTCGGCCTGGCGACGGACATGAACTTCGACGAGTACCTCTCCGGGGCCGTGGCGAAGTCCTCGCCGCAGCGGATCGGCGGGTTCAGCTGGACGCAGTACGGGTCGATCCTGCCCGACGACTGCACGTACTACACCGTGTTGGGGACCAAGTCCTTCGCGTACGTCGGCGTCTCGGCGGGCAAGCTCGAGAAGTCGTGCGAGCTGGCGAAGGCCGTGATCCCGCAGGCCGCGGCGAACCTGCCCGGCGGCACGCCCGCGCCGCCGATCACCCCCTCCCGGACGGCGAACCCGGAGCCGGGCGGGCCGCTGCTGTCGGCCGACCCGTGCACGATGCTGAAGCCCGACCAGGTGGCGCAGCTCAAGGGCATCTCGCCCGAAGGCAAGAAAGACAGCTCGTCCACGGTCCCGAACGCGACCTTCTGCCTGTGGGACGACACCGACGGCGACGACGGCCAGAAGGCGTTCGAGGTCTGGCTCGGGCCGAGCACGCCGGCCGGGGAATGGCCGGGCGCGAAGGGTGTCCCGCCGACCGAAACCGTCGACGTCGGCGGCAAGAAGTGGGGCGTGTTCCCGAACATGGGCGGCCTGCGGGTCACCTGCGGCGCGACCCTGGCGATCACCGAGACGTCGTCGGTGCAGGTGGTCAGCGGGTTCATCGGCGACGACACCAAGACCTGTGACCTCGTGAAGCAGGGTCTGCCGCTGGTGACCGCGAACCTGCCGGGTTAG